The Mycolicibacterium doricum genome includes a region encoding these proteins:
- the ctaE gene encoding aa3-type cytochrome oxidase subunit III: MTSAVGTSGTAITSRVHSLNRPNMVSVGTIVWLSSELMFFAGLFAMYFTARAQAGGEWPPPPTELNLALAVPVTLVLIASSFTCQMGVFAAERGDVFGLRRWYVATFLMGLFFVLGQGYEYLNLVHEGTTIAGSAYGSVFYITTGFHGLHVIGGLVAFVFLLARTKMSKFTPAQATAAIVVSYYWHFVDIVWIALFATIYFVR, encoded by the coding sequence GTGACGAGTGCTGTTGGGACCTCGGGAACCGCGATCACTTCGCGCGTGCATTCGCTGAACAGGCCGAATATGGTCAGTGTCGGCACCATCGTGTGGCTTTCCAGTGAACTCATGTTCTTTGCTGGCCTGTTCGCGATGTACTTCACCGCACGCGCCCAGGCAGGCGGCGAGTGGCCGCCCCCGCCGACCGAACTCAACCTGGCGTTGGCGGTACCCGTCACGCTGGTGCTGATCGCGTCGTCGTTCACCTGCCAGATGGGTGTGTTCGCCGCCGAGCGTGGTGACGTCTTCGGCCTGCGCCGCTGGTACGTCGCGACCTTCCTGATGGGTCTGTTCTTCGTGCTGGGCCAGGGTTACGAGTACCTCAACCTCGTGCACGAGGGCACCACGATCGCCGGCAGCGCCTACGGCTCGGTGTTCTACATCACCACCGGATTCCACGGTCTGCACGTGATCGGCGGTCTGGTCGCGTTCGTGTTCCTGCTCGCGCGCACCAAGATGAGCAAGTTCACCCCGGCACAGGCAACCGCGGCGATCGTCGTGTCGTACTACTGGCACTTCGTCGACATCGTGTGGATCGCGCTGTTCGCGACCATCTACTTCGTCCGATGA
- the trpD gene encoding anthranilate phosphoribosyltransferase yields the protein MGSSRRPWEHRRVTDTPTWPSILGRLTTGQNLVTGQAGWAMDQIMTGAATPAQIAGFAVAMKLKRPTSAEVTELADVMLKHARRIPTETIGTETVDIVGTGGDGANTVNLSTMAAIVVAAAGVPVMKHGNRAASSLSGGADTLEALGVRIDLGPDQVAASVAEVGIGFAFANHFHPSYKHASVVRRELGVPTVFNLLGPLTNPARPRAGLIGCAWGELAEVMAGVYASRNSSVLVVHGDDGLDELTTTTTSTIWRVQAGTVERLTFDPAAFGFQRAQLSELVGGDAEHNAAEVRAVLGGAEGAVRDAVVLNAAGALVAHAGLSSDAKWVPAWEAGLTRAAETIDSGAAEKLLARWVRFTQKL from the coding sequence CTGGGAAGTTCTCGGCGGCCGTGGGAACATCGGCGCGTGACTGATACTCCCACGTGGCCGTCGATCCTGGGGCGGTTGACCACCGGACAGAATCTGGTGACAGGGCAAGCGGGCTGGGCGATGGACCAGATCATGACTGGCGCGGCCACCCCGGCCCAGATCGCGGGATTCGCGGTGGCGATGAAACTGAAGCGCCCGACGTCCGCGGAAGTCACCGAACTGGCCGACGTTATGCTCAAGCACGCGCGCCGCATCCCGACCGAGACCATCGGCACCGAGACGGTCGACATCGTCGGCACCGGAGGCGACGGCGCCAACACCGTGAACCTGTCCACGATGGCGGCGATCGTGGTGGCCGCCGCGGGCGTACCGGTGATGAAGCACGGCAACCGCGCCGCGTCGTCGCTGTCCGGCGGGGCTGACACCCTCGAGGCGCTCGGCGTCCGGATCGACCTCGGTCCCGATCAGGTGGCGGCCTCGGTCGCCGAGGTCGGTATCGGTTTCGCGTTCGCCAACCACTTCCACCCGTCGTACAAACACGCCTCGGTGGTGCGTCGTGAGCTCGGCGTGCCGACGGTGTTCAACCTGCTCGGGCCGCTGACCAACCCCGCACGGCCGCGCGCCGGGCTGATCGGGTGCGCATGGGGGGAGCTCGCAGAGGTGATGGCCGGGGTCTACGCCTCGCGCAACTCCAGCGTGCTGGTGGTGCACGGCGACGACGGCCTCGACGAGCTGACCACGACCACCACGAGCACGATCTGGCGCGTGCAGGCCGGCACCGTGGAGCGGTTGACGTTCGACCCGGCGGCCTTCGGGTTCCAACGGGCCCAGCTGTCCGAACTCGTCGGCGGCGACGCCGAACACAACGCCGCCGAGGTACGGGCGGTGCTCGGCGGCGCCGAGGGCGCCGTGCGCGATGCGGTGGTCCTCAACGCCGCCGGCGCCTTGGTCGCGCACGCCGGACTATCCAGTGACGCCAAATGGGTGCCGGCCTGGGAGGCGGGACTGACCCGTGCCGCCGAGACCATCGACTCCGGAGCGGCCGAAAAGCTGCTCGCGCGTTGGGTGCGGTTCACCCAGAAGCTCTGA
- a CDS encoding peptidase codes for MATGPGSIRPRRILLALLLAEFLSAVLLLTRLQPPAAPPLAADAVVAQPTATGPPTITTQLPDGRRAEFVPLGGTRSAALLSRVVAELPAAVDAVTDFWGPDWRREIVIVATGSDPQFAALAGGGADIAAATTADRIVFAPGAATMTDESLRTVLRHEMFHHAVREQTAADAPRWLTEGVADYLARPRDAAAAPDPRAALPTDSELDTPGPTRSLAYDRAWRFAAYVADRYGPERLRGLYVRACGPGHHDLATSVRDTLGSDLDEVLVGWRQWRQG; via the coding sequence GTGGCCACCGGGCCCGGCTCCATCCGACCCCGACGGATACTGCTCGCGCTGCTGCTGGCCGAGTTTCTCTCCGCCGTCCTGCTGCTCACCCGGTTGCAACCGCCGGCCGCGCCGCCGCTCGCCGCCGACGCCGTCGTCGCGCAGCCCACGGCAACCGGCCCCCCCACCATCACCACACAGCTGCCCGACGGCCGCCGCGCGGAGTTCGTCCCACTCGGCGGTACTCGCAGCGCTGCCCTGCTTTCCAGGGTCGTCGCCGAACTCCCGGCCGCCGTCGACGCGGTGACCGACTTCTGGGGACCGGACTGGCGACGCGAGATCGTCATCGTCGCGACGGGGTCGGACCCGCAGTTCGCGGCACTCGCCGGCGGCGGAGCCGACATCGCGGCCGCGACCACCGCCGACCGCATCGTGTTCGCCCCCGGGGCTGCCACGATGACCGACGAATCCCTGCGCACCGTGCTGCGCCACGAAATGTTTCACCACGCGGTGCGGGAGCAGACCGCCGCCGATGCCCCGCGCTGGCTGACCGAAGGCGTCGCCGACTACCTCGCCCGCCCGCGCGACGCGGCAGCGGCACCCGATCCGAGAGCGGCCCTGCCCACCGACAGCGAACTCGACACCCCAGGCCCCACCCGTTCGCTCGCCTACGACCGGGCGTGGCGGTTCGCCGCCTATGTCGCCGATCGCTACGGCCCCGAACGGTTGCGGGGGCTGTATGTGCGGGCGTGCGGGCCCGGCCACCATGACCTGGCCACCTCGGTGCGAGACACGCTGGGATCCGACCTCGATGAGGTGCTGGTCGGCTGGCGGCAGTGGCGGCAGGGCTAG
- a CDS encoding glycosyltransferase family 4 protein yields MSRILLVTNDFPPRPGGIQNYLEAFVDHVVAAGAHEVTVYAPAWKNAADYDRAAVFEVVRHPGTLMLPEPSVAGRMRGLVVSHDIDTVWFGAAAPLALLTPVARRAGADRAIASTHGHEVGWSMLPVARTALRRIGEATDVVTFVSRYTRARFAGAFGPRAALEHLPPGVDTDRFTPDPAARAELRTRYGLGDRPVVVCLSRLVPRKGQDTLIKAMPALRRRVPGAALVVVGGGPYRSTLQRLAQQHGVGEHVRFTGGVPGEELPAHHAMADVFAMPCRTRGAGLDVEGLGIVYLEASSSGVPVVAGRSGGAPETVRNGETGLVVDGTDVGAVAAAVGDLLADPARAAAMGAEGRRWALQKWQWPTRAARLSELL; encoded by the coding sequence ATGTCCCGAATCCTGCTGGTGACCAACGACTTTCCGCCCCGCCCCGGCGGCATCCAAAACTACCTCGAGGCTTTCGTCGACCATGTGGTGGCGGCGGGTGCCCACGAGGTGACCGTTTACGCCCCGGCGTGGAAGAACGCCGCGGACTACGACCGCGCAGCCGTGTTCGAGGTGGTCCGCCACCCCGGCACCCTGATGCTGCCCGAACCGTCGGTGGCCGGGCGGATGCGCGGCCTCGTCGTCAGCCACGACATCGACACCGTCTGGTTCGGTGCGGCCGCGCCGCTGGCCCTGCTCACGCCGGTCGCCCGGCGGGCCGGCGCCGACCGGGCGATCGCCAGCACGCACGGCCACGAAGTGGGCTGGTCGATGCTGCCGGTGGCACGCACGGCGCTGCGCCGCATCGGCGAAGCCACCGACGTGGTGACCTTCGTCAGCCGCTACACGCGCGCCCGGTTCGCCGGCGCGTTCGGACCGCGCGCCGCGCTCGAACACCTCCCGCCCGGGGTGGACACCGACCGGTTCACCCCCGATCCGGCCGCGCGGGCGGAGCTGCGGACCCGCTATGGCCTCGGGGACCGCCCGGTGGTCGTCTGCCTGTCCCGTCTTGTGCCCCGCAAGGGACAGGACACGCTGATCAAGGCGATGCCCGCGCTCCGGCGGCGAGTGCCGGGCGCGGCGCTGGTGGTCGTCGGCGGCGGTCCGTATCGCAGCACGCTGCAACGCCTCGCCCAACAGCACGGCGTCGGGGAGCATGTGCGGTTCACCGGCGGCGTCCCCGGCGAGGAACTGCCCGCTCACCATGCGATGGCCGACGTATTCGCGATGCCGTGCCGCACCCGCGGCGCCGGCCTGGACGTGGAAGGGCTCGGCATCGTCTATCTCGAGGCCTCCTCGAGCGGTGTGCCGGTGGTGGCGGGACGCTCAGGCGGTGCCCCGGAGACCGTCCGCAACGGTGAGACCGGGCTGGTCGTCGACGGCACCGACGTCGGTGCGGTGGCCGCCGCGGTCGGCGATCTGCTCGCCGATCCTGCGCGCGCCGCCGCGATGGGCGCCGAGGGCAGGCGGTGGGCGCTGCAGAAGTGGCAGTGGCCTACACGCGCGGCCCGGCTCTCCGAACTGCTCTAG
- the ripC gene encoding peptidoglycan hydrolase RipC: MRLVRAQWGIGVLKRPAVSAIAALAMFSSVLAGSALADPADDALAKLNELSRQAEQTTEAMHSAQLELNDKLAAQQAADAKHAADLAAADEAEAQLATFQSAVNKVAATQYMGGRTDGMSAILTADSPQQFIDQLSVQRAMAGEMAARMAGFRDATARAAAAEQASARSAADAKTAAEQAAQIRADLQNKQSRLQTQIAVVKSQYEALTPNQREALAALPPAPAVPPPAAVPPTNDPGVLAAPPGAIPPGDIAPPAPVGANRAVAVQAALSRIGSPYSWGGSGPNAFDCSGLVMWAFQQEGVSLPHSSQALARGGQLVSTEQMQPGDLVTYYSDASHVGIYIGDGMMVHASTYGTPVRVAPVHNAPIHNVRRY; this comes from the coding sequence TTGAGGCTCGTTCGCGCGCAGTGGGGCATTGGTGTTCTTAAGCGACCCGCAGTCAGTGCGATAGCGGCTCTGGCCATGTTCAGTTCAGTGCTGGCCGGCAGCGCGCTGGCCGACCCAGCCGACGATGCGCTGGCAAAGCTCAACGAGTTGTCGCGGCAGGCCGAGCAGACCACCGAGGCCATGCACTCGGCGCAGCTCGAGCTCAACGACAAGCTGGCCGCCCAGCAGGCCGCCGATGCCAAGCATGCCGCCGACCTCGCCGCCGCCGATGAGGCCGAGGCCCAACTGGCCACCTTCCAGTCGGCAGTGAACAAGGTTGCGGCCACCCAATACATGGGCGGTCGCACCGACGGGATGAGCGCGATCCTGACCGCCGACTCGCCGCAGCAGTTCATCGACCAGCTCTCGGTGCAGCGGGCGATGGCGGGCGAGATGGCCGCACGGATGGCGGGCTTCCGCGACGCCACCGCCCGGGCCGCCGCCGCCGAGCAGGCATCGGCGCGGTCCGCCGCCGACGCCAAGACCGCCGCGGAGCAGGCCGCGCAGATCCGCGCCGATCTGCAGAACAAGCAGAGCCGGCTGCAGACCCAGATCGCCGTCGTCAAGTCGCAGTACGAGGCGCTCACGCCCAACCAGCGTGAGGCGCTGGCAGCGCTTCCGCCCGCGCCTGCGGTGCCTCCGCCGGCTGCAGTGCCTCCCACCAACGATCCCGGTGTGCTGGCCGCACCGCCCGGGGCCATCCCGCCGGGTGACATCGCGCCACCGGCGCCCGTCGGAGCCAACCGCGCCGTCGCCGTGCAGGCCGCGCTCAGCCGTATCGGTTCGCCGTACTCGTGGGGTGGATCCGGCCCGAACGCATTCGACTGCTCGGGTCTGGTGATGTGGGCGTTCCAGCAGGAGGGCGTCTCGCTGCCGCATTCCAGCCAGGCGCTGGCCCGCGGGGGGCAGCTGGTGTCGACGGAGCAGATGCAGCCCGGTGACCTCGTCACCTATTACTCGGACGCCTCGCACGTCGGCATCTACATCGGCGACGGGATGATGGTTCACGCGTCGACCTACGGCACCCCGGTGCGTGTGGCTCCGGTGCACAACGCGCCCATCCACAACGTGCGTCGCTACTAG
- a CDS encoding ArsA family ATPase — protein sequence MNPSGAAARISLFVGKGGVGKSTLATATAVRQARAGGRVLIVSTDQAHSTGDVLGVTVTPTGRREPTRILADLDAGVQDAGGSLDALALDTLELLTERWREIAGPVTARFPDSDLSEVAPEELSALPGVQEVLGLHEVAELAASGLWEHVVVDCASTADALRMLTLPGTLALYLERAWPRHRRLSRGANDATSAAMVDLVERIDAATQRLTMLLADASQVSAHLVLTAERVVAAEASRTLGSLALMGVGVAELIVNQVLVQDDSFEYRNLPEHPAFDWYAERISEQRAVLDHLDTVIGGVALVLVPHLPGEPIGPKALGELLDGARRRDGAAPPAPVRPIVDRESGAGLDAVYRLRLELPQVDPGELTLGRADDDLIIGAGGMRRRVRLASVLRRCIVIDAALRGSELTVRFRPNPEVWPA from the coding sequence GTGAATCCCAGTGGCGCCGCGGCACGCATCAGCCTGTTCGTCGGCAAGGGCGGGGTAGGTAAGTCCACGCTGGCCACGGCCACAGCCGTCCGGCAGGCGCGGGCGGGTGGCCGGGTGCTGATCGTATCCACCGATCAGGCGCATTCGACGGGGGACGTCCTCGGCGTGACGGTCACCCCGACCGGGCGGCGGGAGCCGACCCGGATCCTCGCCGACCTCGACGCGGGTGTCCAGGACGCCGGCGGCTCGCTCGACGCGCTGGCCCTCGACACGCTGGAGCTGCTCACCGAGCGGTGGCGGGAGATCGCCGGCCCCGTCACCGCGCGGTTTCCCGACTCGGACCTGAGTGAGGTTGCTCCCGAAGAACTCTCCGCACTGCCGGGCGTGCAGGAGGTACTGGGGCTGCACGAGGTCGCGGAGTTGGCGGCCAGTGGTCTGTGGGAGCACGTCGTGGTCGACTGCGCCTCCACTGCGGATGCGCTGCGCATGCTGACCCTGCCCGGCACGCTCGCGCTCTACCTGGAGCGGGCGTGGCCACGGCACCGCCGGCTGTCCCGGGGCGCCAACGATGCGACGTCGGCCGCGATGGTGGATCTCGTTGAGCGCATAGATGCGGCGACGCAGCGGTTGACCATGCTCTTGGCCGATGCGTCGCAGGTCAGCGCGCACCTGGTGCTCACCGCAGAACGAGTGGTGGCCGCCGAGGCGTCCCGCACGCTGGGCTCCCTGGCGCTGATGGGCGTAGGGGTAGCCGAGCTGATCGTCAATCAAGTTCTGGTGCAGGATGATTCGTTCGAGTATCGGAACCTTCCGGAGCATCCGGCGTTCGACTGGTACGCCGAACGCATCTCCGAGCAGAGGGCGGTGCTCGACCATCTCGACACCGTGATCGGGGGCGTGGCGTTGGTGCTGGTCCCCCACCTGCCCGGCGAGCCGATCGGCCCAAAGGCACTCGGCGAACTGCTCGACGGCGCACGCAGGCGCGACGGAGCGGCCCCACCGGCGCCGGTGCGGCCGATCGTCGACCGTGAGTCGGGAGCCGGCCTCGATGCGGTGTACCGATTGCGGCTAGAGTTGCCGCAGGTCGATCCCGGGGAGCTGACGTTGGGCCGGGCCGACGACGACCTGATCATCGGCGCGGGCGGTATGCGGCGCCGGGTCCGACTCGCGTCCGTGCTGCGCAGGTGCATCGTCATCGACGCGGCACTGCGGGGAAGCGAGTTGACCGTGCGATTTCGACCGAATCCGGAGGTGTGGCCGGCATGA
- a CDS encoding AMP-dependent synthetase/ligase produces MPEFSVPATFTVGERDSVVSAVFDHERDDPGHVIFRRLVDGAWTDVTCAEAAAQIRSTALGLIASGVQPGDRVALLSATRYEWPIIDFAILAVGALTVPVYETSSAEQVRWVLSDSGAVLVIAENDAHAEKIEQLRGGLPELRTVLRIESSGAGALQALAEAGREVAPEELDNRLAGIRSAQPATMIYTSGTTGKPKGCQLTHANLVYEIRGAKSCFETQLAKGERMLVFLPLAHVLARAITIAAFANKVTLGFTSDIKNLVPMFGVFKPTLVVSVPRVFEKVYNTAEQNARSDGRGRIFDVAAATAIEYSNAMDSGGPGLLLRARHALFDRLVYGKLRAALGGECRAAISGGAPLGTRLGHFYRGVGLTIYEGYGLTETSAAITVNRVDDIKIGSVGKLLPGNSMRLGDDGELLVSGGVVFSGYWRNEDETAKAFTDGWFHTGDLGAIDDEGFLTIIGRKKEIIVTAGGKNVAPAILEDQLRAHPLISQAMAVGDARPFVGALITIDPEAFEGWKQRNGKDSGASVGDLATDPDLVAEIDTAVKQANQAVSRAEAIRRFRILPVDFTEDSGELTPTLKVKRNVVAEKFAADIEALYSG; encoded by the coding sequence GTGCCTGAGTTCAGTGTGCCCGCAACCTTCACGGTGGGTGAGCGCGACAGCGTCGTCAGTGCTGTCTTCGACCATGAGCGCGACGACCCCGGCCATGTCATCTTCCGCCGATTGGTCGACGGCGCCTGGACGGATGTGACGTGTGCCGAGGCTGCGGCCCAGATCCGTTCCACCGCGCTCGGTTTGATCGCGTCGGGCGTGCAGCCCGGTGATCGTGTCGCGTTGCTCTCGGCGACCCGCTACGAGTGGCCGATCATCGACTTCGCGATCCTAGCCGTCGGCGCGCTGACCGTCCCCGTCTACGAGACGTCATCAGCCGAGCAGGTCCGCTGGGTGCTCTCGGACTCGGGCGCGGTGCTGGTGATCGCGGAGAACGACGCCCACGCCGAGAAGATCGAACAGCTCCGGGGTGGGCTTCCCGAACTGCGCACGGTGCTGCGCATCGAAAGTTCGGGCGCCGGTGCGCTCCAGGCGCTGGCCGAGGCGGGCAGGGAGGTGGCGCCCGAGGAACTCGACAACCGGCTGGCCGGCATCCGGTCCGCCCAACCGGCCACCATGATCTACACCTCGGGCACCACCGGAAAGCCGAAGGGGTGCCAGCTCACCCACGCCAACCTGGTCTACGAGATCCGCGGCGCCAAGAGCTGCTTCGAGACTCAGCTCGCCAAGGGTGAGCGGATGCTGGTGTTCCTGCCGCTGGCTCACGTATTGGCCCGCGCCATCACCATCGCCGCGTTCGCCAACAAGGTCACTCTCGGTTTCACCAGCGACATCAAGAACCTCGTCCCGATGTTCGGCGTGTTCAAGCCGACGCTGGTGGTGTCGGTGCCGCGAGTGTTCGAGAAGGTCTACAACACCGCCGAGCAGAACGCCCGCAGCGACGGTAGAGGCCGCATCTTCGACGTCGCCGCCGCGACGGCGATCGAGTACAGCAACGCCATGGACTCCGGCGGGCCCGGGCTGCTGCTGCGCGCCAGGCACGCGCTGTTCGACCGCCTCGTCTACGGCAAGCTGCGCGCGGCACTCGGCGGCGAATGCCGCGCGGCGATCTCGGGTGGCGCACCGCTTGGCACTCGCCTCGGCCACTTCTATCGCGGCGTCGGGCTGACCATCTACGAGGGATACGGGCTGACCGAAACCAGCGCTGCGATCACCGTCAACCGGGTCGACGACATCAAGATCGGTTCGGTGGGCAAGCTGCTACCGGGCAACAGCATGCGGCTCGGCGACGACGGCGAGTTGCTGGTCTCCGGCGGTGTGGTGTTCAGCGGCTACTGGCGAAACGAGGATGAGACCGCGAAGGCCTTCACCGACGGCTGGTTCCACACCGGAGACCTCGGCGCGATCGACGATGAGGGATTCCTCACGATCATCGGCCGCAAGAAAGAAATCATCGTGACCGCCGGCGGCAAGAACGTGGCGCCGGCCATCCTGGAGGACCAGCTGCGGGCGCATCCGCTGATCAGCCAGGCGATGGCCGTCGGCGATGCCCGACCGTTCGTGGGTGCCTTGATCACGATCGACCCCGAGGCGTTCGAGGGCTGGAAACAGCGCAACGGTAAGGACAGCGGCGCCTCGGTCGGCGACCTCGCAACCGACCCGGATCTGGTGGCCGAGATCGACACCGCGGTCAAACAGGCCAACCAGGCGGTGTCGAGAGCCGAGGCTATCCGCAGGTTCCGCATCCTTCCGGTGGACTTCACCGAGGACAGCGGTGAGCTCACCCCGACGCTGAAGGTCAAACGCAACGTGGTCGCCGAGAAGTTCGCCGCCGACATCGAGGCGCTGTACAGCGGCTAG
- the qcrC gene encoding cytochrome bc1 complex diheme cytochrome c subunit, translated as MISKSRRRFRRRLSAAVLLLVGLGVAGGVAATLTPAPQVAVADESQSALLRTGKELYDMSCVTCHGSNLQGVPDRGPSLIGVGEAAVYFQVSTGRMPARRNEAQAPDKPAVFDEAQTDALGAYVQANGGGPVVPRDENGEIANESLIGDNVARGGDLFRLNCASCHNFTGRGGALSSGKYAPEIKASPAQVYTAMQTGPQNMPKFSDRQLSPEEKRDIVAYVEESRKTPPPGGYGLGGFGPTSEGMAAWIIGMVAVIGAALWIGARA; from the coding sequence ATGATCAGCAAGTCCCGCCGACGGTTTCGCCGGCGCCTGTCGGCCGCGGTGCTGCTGCTGGTCGGACTTGGTGTCGCGGGCGGTGTCGCCGCCACGCTGACGCCGGCACCGCAGGTGGCGGTGGCCGACGAGTCGCAGTCGGCGCTGCTGCGCACCGGCAAAGAGCTCTACGACATGTCCTGTGTGACTTGCCACGGCAGCAACCTGCAGGGCGTGCCCGACCGTGGGCCGAGCCTGATCGGTGTCGGCGAGGCGGCGGTGTACTTCCAGGTCTCGACCGGCCGCATGCCCGCACGCCGCAACGAGGCCCAGGCACCGGACAAGCCGGCTGTCTTCGACGAGGCGCAGACCGATGCGCTCGGCGCCTACGTGCAGGCCAACGGTGGCGGCCCCGTCGTCCCCCGCGACGAGAACGGCGAGATCGCCAACGAGTCGCTGATCGGTGACAACGTCGCCCGTGGCGGTGACCTGTTCCGGCTGAATTGCGCGTCGTGCCACAACTTCACCGGCCGGGGCGGCGCCCTGTCGTCGGGAAAGTACGCACCTGAAATCAAAGCTTCCCCCGCCCAGGTATACACCGCGATGCAGACCGGTCCGCAGAACATGCCCAAGTTTTCCGACCGCCAGCTGTCACCGGAGGAGAAGCGCGACATCGTCGCCTATGTGGAGGAATCGCGGAAGACACCGCCGCCCGGCGGTTACGGGCTCGGCGGATTCGGGCCGACGTCCGAAGGCATGGCGGCATGGATCATCGGCATGGTGGCCGTCATCGGCGCGGCTCTGTGGATCGGGGCACGCGCGTGA
- a CDS encoding SRPBCC family protein: MADKTAQTIYIDADPATVMDVIADIGSYPDWVKEYRETEVLETDTDGYPKTARLVLDAAVLKDTMVLAYEWPADRNSVTWTLVSSSLLKSLAGAYRLAPKGSGTDVTYELAVDLMIPMIGLLKRKAERRLTETALKDLKKRAEAE; the protein is encoded by the coding sequence GTGGCGGACAAGACGGCGCAGACCATCTACATCGATGCCGATCCTGCGACGGTGATGGACGTCATCGCCGACATCGGGTCCTATCCGGACTGGGTCAAGGAGTACCGGGAGACGGAAGTGCTCGAGACCGACACCGACGGGTACCCCAAGACGGCACGGCTGGTGCTCGACGCGGCGGTTCTCAAGGACACCATGGTGCTGGCCTACGAATGGCCCGCCGACCGCAATTCCGTGACGTGGACGTTGGTTTCGAGTTCTTTGCTGAAATCCCTGGCGGGCGCCTACCGGCTGGCGCCGAAGGGTTCGGGCACAGACGTCACCTATGAGCTCGCGGTGGACCTGATGATCCCGATGATCGGTCTGTTGAAACGGAAGGCGGAGCGCCGGTTGACCGAGACGGCGCTCAAGGATCTGAAGAAACGGGCCGAGGCTGAGTGA
- a CDS encoding SRPBCC family protein, producing the protein MNSIQIADETFVAADPADVGRAVADPAKWRRWWPDLKLTVVEDRGPVGHRWTVTGALIGTMEVWLEPSLDGVVLHYFLHAEPAGVSARQLAKMNLAKVNHARRVAGKKMAFELKRTLEASRPVGVSRLT; encoded by the coding sequence ATGAACAGCATCCAGATCGCCGACGAGACGTTCGTTGCCGCCGACCCCGCCGACGTGGGGCGCGCCGTCGCCGATCCCGCCAAGTGGCGGCGCTGGTGGCCGGACCTGAAGCTGACCGTCGTGGAGGACCGGGGGCCCGTCGGGCACCGCTGGACGGTGACCGGCGCGCTGATCGGCACCATGGAGGTCTGGCTGGAACCGTCCCTGGACGGCGTGGTCCTGCACTACTTCCTGCACGCCGAACCGGCAGGCGTCTCCGCGCGGCAGTTGGCGAAGATGAACCTGGCCAAGGTCAACCATGCGCGGCGGGTGGCGGGTAAGAAGATGGCGTTCGAGCTCAAGCGGACCCTGGAGGCATCGCGGCCGGTGGGGGTGTCGCGGCTGACCTGA